Proteins encoded by one window of Maliibacterium massiliense:
- a CDS encoding A24 family peptidase, protein MPIADFAMREPMLLWLIIPLGLAIGSFLNVCIARVPLEQSIAHPASHCPKCGTPLLHRDMIPVVSYMLLGGKCRHCHQRISGRYPLVELLCAALFALAFAQCGLSLPFASYAILFALLIVAAFIDLEHQIIPNGTVLIGLIAALPYQMLMHGLPQGLQAYFLGLLAGALPLILVALIGRLVFKREAMGGGDIKLMAMVGATLGWQNGLLALLLGVVAGGVAGAVLLARKKASGTTEMPLGPMLALGSVLAALWGTPLLHWYMGLFGL, encoded by the coding sequence ATGCCCATTGCCGATTTTGCGATGCGCGAGCCCATGCTGCTGTGGCTGATCATACCGCTGGGCCTTGCCATCGGCAGTTTTCTTAATGTGTGCATCGCGCGCGTGCCGCTGGAGCAATCCATTGCCCATCCGGCATCCCACTGTCCCAAGTGCGGCACACCGCTGCTGCACCGCGATATGATACCTGTGGTAAGCTATATGCTCCTTGGCGGCAAATGCCGCCACTGCCACCAGAGGATTTCGGGACGCTACCCGCTTGTGGAGCTGTTATGCGCCGCGCTCTTTGCGCTGGCATTCGCGCAGTGCGGGCTGTCCCTTCCCTTTGCAAGCTACGCAATCCTTTTTGCGTTATTGATTGTCGCCGCGTTTATCGATCTGGAGCACCAGATCATCCCCAATGGCACGGTGCTCATCGGCCTTATTGCGGCGCTTCCCTACCAAATGTTAATGCATGGCCTGCCGCAAGGGCTGCAGGCGTATTTTCTCGGGCTGCTGGCAGGCGCGCTGCCCCTCATCCTGGTAGCCCTGATCGGCCGCCTTGTCTTCAAGCGCGAGGCCATGGGCGGGGGCGATATCAAGCTCATGGCCATGGTGGGCGCCACCCTCGGCTGGCAAAACGGCCTGCTCGCGCTGTTGCTCGGCGTAGTGGCGGGCGGCGTGGCCGGCGCGGTGCTGCTGGCGCGCAAAAAGGCCAGCGGCACAACCGAGATGCCCCTAGGCCCCAT
- a CDS encoding prepilin-type N-terminal cleavage/methylation domain-containing protein, with the protein MKMLHRKKNRKGFTLIELIVVIAIIVILAAIAIPNYIGMQKKATDAVAQSNAALLASAINVSNALGENAKITSKPATPAALKTAVSDDLYPSGISDADATTALAWVNVDANGFASVVKPANP; encoded by the coding sequence ATGAAAATGCTGCACCGCAAAAAGAACCGCAAGGGCTTTACCCTCATTGAGCTGATCGTGGTCATCGCCATCATCGTCATCCTTGCCGCCATCGCCATCCCCAACTATATCGGGATGCAGAAAAAGGCGACCGACGCGGTGGCGCAGTCCAACGCGGCGCTGCTTGCCAGCGCCATCAACGTATCCAATGCGCTGGGCGAAAACGCCAAAATCACATCCAAGCCCGCGACCCCCGCAGCCCTGAAAACCGCCGTGAGCGACGACCTGTATCCCTCGGGCATCTCGGATGCGGACGCCACCACTGCCCTTGCCTGGGTAAACGTGGACGCAAACGGCTTTGCGAGCGTCGTCAAGCCGGCCAACCCGTAA
- a CDS encoding prepilin-type N-terminal cleavage/methylation domain-containing protein, with protein MNLNRKKNRKGFTLIELIVVIAIIVILAAIAIPNYIGMQNKANKAVEIADASLIASAINTYNALQTDDADKIVNGAVFATYKATLVADGLYPSGLAGDAETRAAARVVIAADGFASVNKD; from the coding sequence ATGAATCTCAACCGCAAAAAAAACCGCAAAGGCTTCACACTCATTGAACTGATCGTGGTCATTGCCATCATCGTCATCCTGGCCGCCATCGCCATCCCCAACTATATCGGGATGCAGAACAAGGCCAACAAGGCTGTGGAGATTGCCGACGCATCGCTGATCGCCAGCGCCATCAACACCTACAACGCGCTGCAGACGGATGATGCGGACAAAATCGTAAACGGTGCAGTGTTCGCCACCTACAAGGCCACGCTGGTTGCCGACGGGCTGTATCCCTCGGGCCTGGCGGGCGACGCCGAGACCCGGGCGGCCGCGCGCGTGGTCATTGCCGCGGACGGCTTTGCTTCCGTCAACAAGGACTAG
- a CDS encoding type II secretion system F family protein: protein MPQYRYSARTPDGQIVTGQMDAQSAMGVHASLRQQALVVLDVQQAQTSASRDLGKRSVPPQRMATFCQQFSSVLRAGIPFVRALDIVRQQTSHKRLRAALDSVYAEVQSGHSMSEAMAAMPETFPVLMIESVRAGEAGGSLDDVMDDLGVSFSKSYAIRQKLRNAAIYPTLVLVITFAVVYIVLTVAMPKFVAIFAASGAALPAPTQALLALSDFLARFGWLVALLIAGATLAYKSITARGPARLHKDQRKLQSRLFGKLRMYNVSARFCRTLSMLLAAGVPFTQSLTITADVLDNRYAQQNVLELESQVRRGHSLATLLSNQRFFPVLVANMAAVGEESGTIDDMLRKAADYFEQELDTSVTRISAIIEPIMILIVALIVVILVVAIVLPMFQMVNLTGVF, encoded by the coding sequence ATGCCACAGTATCGCTACAGCGCCCGCACGCCTGACGGACAGATCGTCACCGGCCAGATGGACGCGCAGAGCGCCATGGGCGTGCACGCATCTTTGCGCCAGCAGGCGCTGGTGGTGCTGGACGTGCAGCAGGCGCAGACCAGCGCATCGCGGGACCTGGGCAAACGCAGTGTCCCGCCCCAGCGCATGGCGACATTCTGCCAGCAGTTTTCCTCCGTGCTGCGCGCGGGCATCCCGTTTGTGCGGGCGCTGGATATCGTCCGGCAGCAGACCAGCCATAAGCGGCTGCGCGCGGCGCTGGACAGCGTCTACGCCGAGGTGCAATCGGGCCACAGCATGAGCGAGGCAATGGCCGCCATGCCCGAGACCTTCCCCGTGCTGATGATCGAATCGGTGCGCGCAGGCGAGGCCGGCGGCTCCCTGGATGACGTGATGGACGATTTGGGCGTATCCTTCTCCAAGAGCTACGCCATCCGCCAGAAGCTGCGCAACGCGGCGATCTACCCCACGCTGGTGCTGGTGATCACCTTTGCGGTGGTGTATATCGTGCTGACGGTCGCCATGCCCAAGTTCGTCGCCATCTTTGCGGCCTCCGGCGCCGCGCTGCCCGCCCCCACACAGGCACTGCTTGCGCTGAGCGACTTCCTTGCGCGCTTTGGTTGGCTGGTGGCGCTGCTGATTGCCGGCGCCACCCTGGCCTACAAAAGCATCACGGCGCGCGGCCCCGCGCGCCTGCACAAGGACCAGCGCAAGCTGCAGAGCCGCCTTTTTGGCAAGCTGCGCATGTACAACGTATCGGCGCGGTTCTGCCGCACCCTCTCGATGCTGCTGGCGGCGGGCGTGCCCTTCACCCAGTCGCTCACCATCACCGCCGATGTGCTGGATAACCGCTACGCCCAGCAGAACGTGCTGGAGCTGGAGTCCCAGGTGCGCCGGGGACATTCGCTCGCCACGCTGCTTTCCAATCAGCGCTTTTTTCCGGTGCTGGTGGCCAACATGGCCGCTGTGGGCGAGGAATCGGGCACCATTGACGACATGCTGCGCAAGGCAGCTGACTATTTTGAGCAGGAGCTCGATACCTCCGTCACCCGCATCTCGGCCATCATTGAGCCCATCATGATCCTCATTGTGGCACTGATTGTGGTGATTCTGGTGGTGGCCATCGTCCTGCCCATGTTCCAGATGGTCAATCTGACGGGCGTGTTTTAA
- a CDS encoding type IV pilus twitching motility protein PilT, with protein MDLMPLIAQIASQNASDLHLTVGLTPMARINGHLLPLSQERLQAADTEQLARSILSEAHWTRLVENGEVDASLSLPGKCRYRVNVFRQRGSYALALRVVQSSPPSFEALGLPVETMENFCGKTRGLILVTGPTGSGKSTTLAAMVDFINRTRDAHIITLEDPIEYVHRHNKCIVNQREIGSDSLSYAAALRAALREDPDVILIGEMRDLESISIALTAAETGHLVLSTLHTVSTSQTIDRIIDVFPPYQQQQVRVQLSMSLLGIVAQQLLPTANGQGRAVATEILVSVPAIRNMIRESKIPQIESVLQTSARLGMCTMDASIAGLYNRHIIDMNTAMTYAMEQDNMRRMMRGGPSY; from the coding sequence ATGGATTTAATGCCCTTAATTGCGCAGATCGCCTCGCAGAACGCGTCCGACCTGCATTTGACCGTGGGGCTCACGCCCATGGCCCGCATCAACGGCCATCTGCTCCCCCTGAGCCAGGAGCGCCTGCAGGCGGCCGATACCGAACAGCTTGCCCGCAGCATCTTAAGCGAAGCGCACTGGACGCGCCTGGTGGAAAACGGCGAGGTGGACGCCTCGCTCTCGCTGCCAGGCAAGTGCCGCTACCGCGTCAACGTGTTCCGCCAGCGGGGCAGCTACGCGCTGGCGCTGCGCGTGGTGCAGTCCTCCCCCCCCTCCTTTGAGGCGCTGGGCCTGCCGGTGGAGACCATGGAGAACTTCTGCGGCAAGACGCGCGGCCTGATACTGGTCACCGGCCCCACGGGCAGCGGCAAGTCCACCACGCTTGCCGCCATGGTGGACTTTATCAACCGCACGCGCGACGCGCATATCATCACGCTGGAGGACCCCATCGAGTATGTGCACCGCCACAACAAGTGCATCGTCAACCAGCGCGAGATCGGCAGCGACTCACTCTCCTACGCCGCGGCGCTGCGCGCCGCTTTGCGCGAGGACCCCGACGTGATCCTCATCGGCGAGATGCGCGATCTGGAGTCCATCTCCATTGCGCTGACCGCGGCTGAGACGGGGCATCTGGTGCTCTCCACGCTGCACACGGTCAGCACCAGCCAGACCATCGACCGCATCATCGACGTCTTTCCCCCCTACCAGCAGCAGCAGGTGCGCGTGCAGCTGTCCATGTCGCTACTGGGCATCGTGGCCCAGCAGCTGCTGCCTACCGCAAACGGCCAGGGGCGCGCGGTGGCCACGGAGATCCTGGTTTCCGTGCCTGCCATACGCAACATGATCCGCGAGAGCAAAATCCCGCAGATTGAAAGCGTGCTGCAGACCTCGGCGCGCCTGGGCATGTGCACCATGGACGCCTCCATCGCGGGGCTCTACAACCGCCATATCATCGATATGAACACGGCCATGACCTACGCCATGGAGCAGGACAACATGCGCCGCATGATGCGCGGGGGGCCGTCGTACTGA
- a CDS encoding GspE/PulE family protein, with product MATSTSAFPQRKRLGQHLIDLGVITQAQLDEAITAQRATGEKLGAVLQRLGFVTEAQLFSALKLQMGIPYVDLHSVVIPPEVVAMVPAPIARRHNIVPVRLERDTLYIAMEDPFDFVALDDVRLTTGHNTQPLLASKEALSATVSRLYASELAQQVLDDIRRDAPLDALQNGTAASSDTVSNAPIVRLVNSLLQQAVQRRASDVHIEPFAQELRVRMRIDGQLTTIMSIPQQLHGAVITRLKIMANLDIAEHRLPQDGRCEITVEARTIDLRVSVLPSVFGEKCVLRILDRASFLVSRDQLGMPKASLEAFDQLLKNPHGIILVSGPTGSGKTTTLYTMLAELNDERCSIVTVEDPVEYMMHGITQVQVNPKADLTFAGGLRSILRQDPDIIMVGEIRDAETTQIALRAAITGHLVLSTIHTNDALSTISRLINMGAEPYMLAAALSGMISQRLVRKVCPHCAQRYTPSAYELEMARMQGYRGEFMRARGCAFCNNTGYMGRTGVFEICNISHALRELIAGNRSADQLHAQALKDGLIPLAAQCQQLLEDQVTTLSEVVRLIYAADNA from the coding sequence ATGGCAACATCCACAAGCGCATTCCCCCAGCGCAAGCGGCTGGGGCAGCATCTCATCGATCTTGGCGTCATCACCCAGGCGCAGCTGGACGAAGCCATCACGGCGCAGCGCGCCACGGGCGAAAAGCTGGGCGCCGTGCTGCAGCGGCTGGGCTTTGTCACCGAGGCCCAGCTGTTCTCCGCGCTGAAACTGCAGATGGGCATCCCCTACGTAGACCTGCACAGCGTGGTGATCCCGCCCGAGGTGGTGGCGATGGTGCCCGCGCCCATCGCGCGGCGGCACAACATCGTGCCCGTCAGGTTGGAGCGCGATACGCTCTACATCGCCATGGAGGATCCCTTTGACTTTGTCGCGCTGGACGACGTGCGCCTGACTACGGGGCACAATACCCAGCCGCTGCTCGCCAGCAAGGAGGCGCTCTCGGCCACCGTATCGCGCCTCTATGCAAGCGAGCTTGCCCAGCAGGTGCTCGACGACATCCGCCGCGACGCGCCGTTGGACGCGCTGCAAAACGGCACGGCCGCATCCAGCGACACGGTGAGCAACGCCCCCATCGTGCGCCTGGTCAACTCCCTTTTGCAGCAGGCGGTGCAGCGCCGCGCAAGCGACGTGCACATCGAGCCCTTTGCCCAGGAGCTGCGCGTGCGCATGCGCATCGACGGACAGCTGACCACTATCATGAGCATCCCCCAGCAGCTGCACGGCGCGGTGATCACGCGCCTGAAGATCATGGCCAATCTGGATATCGCCGAGCACCGGCTGCCCCAAGACGGCCGCTGTGAGATCACCGTGGAGGCGCGCACGATCGACCTGCGCGTATCGGTATTGCCCAGCGTCTTCGGGGAAAAATGCGTGCTGCGCATTTTGGATCGGGCAAGCTTCCTCGTCTCGCGCGATCAGCTGGGCATGCCCAAAGCGAGCCTGGAAGCCTTTGACCAGCTGCTGAAAAACCCGCACGGCATCATCCTGGTATCCGGCCCCACCGGCAGCGGCAAGACCACCACCCTCTACACGATGCTTGCCGAGCTCAACGACGAGCGGTGCAGCATTGTCACTGTGGAGGACCCTGTGGAGTACATGATGCACGGCATCACCCAGGTGCAGGTCAACCCCAAAGCGGATTTGACCTTTGCAGGCGGCCTGCGCTCCATCCTGCGCCAGGACCCGGACATCATCATGGTGGGCGAGATCCGCGATGCGGAGACCACGCAGATCGCACTGCGCGCCGCCATCACGGGCCACCTTGTGCTCTCCACCATCCATACAAACGACGCGCTTTCCACCATCTCGCGCCTGATCAACATGGGCGCGGAGCCCTACATGCTCGCTGCCGCGCTTTCCGGCATGATTTCCCAGCGGCTGGTGCGCAAGGTATGTCCCCACTGTGCCCAGCGCTATACGCCCAGCGCGTATGAGCTGGAGATGGCGCGCATGCAGGGCTACCGCGGGGAATTCATGCGCGCGCGCGGCTGCGCCTTCTGCAACAACACCGGCTACATGGGACGCACCGGCGTCTTTGAAATATGCAACATCTCCCACGCCCTGCGCGAGCTGATCGCAGGCAATCGCAGCGCCGACCAGCTGCACGCGCAGGCGCTCAAAGACGGCCTGATCCCTCTGGCGGCGCAGTGTCAACAGCTGCTGGAGGACCAGGTGACCACCTTAAGCGAGGTGGTGCGGCTCATCTACGCAGCTGATAACGCCTAA
- a CDS encoding cation-translocating P-type ATPase: MNNQAHWHTMDTQQVLEAVDASPQGLTAGEAQARLARDGENKLAEQKPRSWVSIFFAQFADIMVIVLFVAALISGLLGEWVDAAIIGVVILLNAILGTVQESRAEAALQALKSMSAPFARALRDGAVAHIPASELVAGDVVLIEAGDNIPADIRLLECASLKVEESALTGESVPVEKNCAPLEDAKAALGDRINMLYMSTIATYGRGVGVVVATGMHSQIGRIAGQLQQEKSEETPLQKKLKQITNILSIAVLVIAAVIFGVGLLGGRDVLDMFLTAVSLAVAAIPEGLVAVVTIVLAMGMQRMAKRGAIIRKLPAVETLGSTSVICSDKTGTLTRNRMRVVETWTGGAPGEAPQGSAALAPLYEAMGHCNDVRLGEADETIGDPTETALIDYLFEAKIWGAQDVLARSRTGEIPFDSERKRMSVVIAKDGRQRVLVKGAPDVLIARCDQLLDQGKPVPMDDAARSRANEAVDNMARRALRVLAFAYKDVQDVDTSDIDGTESSLTLVGLTGMIDPPRDEARDAIAICRRAGIQPVMITGDHKVAAVAIAQNLGILNDGMRAITGAELDQISDEALTEQVPEIGVYARVAPEHKSRIVRAWQQRGDIVAMTGDGVNDAPALKEADIGVGMGITGTDVSKGASDMVLTDDNFATIVKSVKEGRRIFDNIHKAVRFLLSSNAGEVIALFVATLLGWPLLAPVHILWVNLVTDTFPALALGVEPAEPGLMDRPPREASRPFFTGYTWTQVGILGALEGGLTLVAYAIGQAMGGAVCGTTMAFVTLGLTQLVAALGFFSEHDSIVTLKPRRHKMLLLALAGSALLQLVVVLLPPLRSIFSLTMLSGVQWLIVLGLMAAMLVFIELQKRVTRLLHQAE; encoded by the coding sequence TTGAACAACCAGGCACATTGGCACACCATGGATACCCAGCAGGTGCTCGAGGCGGTGGACGCAAGCCCGCAGGGGCTCACCGCCGGCGAGGCGCAGGCGCGCCTGGCGCGCGACGGTGAAAACAAGCTGGCCGAGCAGAAGCCGCGCAGCTGGGTCTCCATCTTTTTTGCGCAGTTTGCCGATATCATGGTCATTGTGCTCTTTGTGGCGGCGCTTATCTCCGGCCTGTTGGGCGAGTGGGTGGACGCCGCGATCATCGGGGTGGTGATCCTGCTCAACGCTATTTTGGGCACCGTACAGGAGAGCCGCGCCGAGGCCGCGCTGCAGGCGCTCAAGAGCATGTCCGCGCCCTTTGCGCGCGCGCTGCGCGATGGCGCGGTTGCCCACATACCGGCAAGCGAGCTGGTGGCTGGCGACGTGGTGCTCATTGAGGCGGGCGACAACATCCCCGCCGATATACGGCTGCTGGAGTGCGCGTCACTCAAGGTGGAGGAATCCGCCCTGACGGGCGAATCAGTGCCCGTGGAGAAAAACTGCGCGCCTTTGGAGGATGCCAAGGCCGCGCTGGGTGACCGAATAAACATGCTCTACATGAGCACCATCGCCACCTACGGCCGGGGCGTGGGCGTGGTCGTCGCCACCGGCATGCACAGCCAGATCGGCCGCATCGCAGGCCAGCTGCAGCAGGAAAAAAGCGAGGAAACTCCGCTGCAGAAAAAGCTCAAGCAGATCACCAACATCCTTTCCATCGCGGTGCTGGTCATCGCCGCGGTGATCTTTGGCGTAGGGCTGCTGGGCGGACGCGACGTGCTGGATATGTTCCTCACCGCCGTCAGTTTGGCGGTGGCCGCCATACCCGAGGGGCTGGTAGCCGTGGTCACCATCGTGCTTGCCATGGGCATGCAGCGCATGGCCAAGCGCGGCGCGATCATCCGCAAACTGCCCGCAGTGGAGACGCTGGGCTCCACATCGGTGATCTGCTCCGATAAAACGGGCACACTCACACGAAACCGCATGCGCGTGGTGGAGACCTGGACGGGCGGCGCGCCGGGCGAGGCGCCCCAGGGCAGCGCAGCGCTCGCCCCCCTCTACGAGGCCATGGGCCACTGCAACGACGTGCGCCTGGGCGAGGCGGACGAGACCATCGGCGACCCCACCGAAACGGCGCTGATCGACTATTTGTTTGAAGCAAAGATCTGGGGCGCACAGGACGTGCTCGCGCGCAGCCGCACCGGTGAAATCCCCTTTGATTCCGAGCGCAAGCGCATGAGCGTGGTTATCGCAAAGGACGGCCGCCAGCGGGTGCTGGTCAAGGGCGCGCCCGACGTGCTGATCGCCCGCTGCGACCAGCTGCTTGACCAGGGCAAGCCGGTTCCCATGGACGATGCCGCCCGCTCCCGCGCAAACGAGGCGGTGGACAACATGGCCCGCCGCGCGCTGCGCGTGCTGGCCTTTGCCTACAAAGACGTACAGGATGTCGACACCAGCGATATCGATGGCACTGAATCGAGCCTGACGCTGGTGGGCCTGACAGGCATGATTGACCCCCCGCGCGACGAGGCGCGCGACGCAATCGCCATCTGCCGCAGGGCGGGCATCCAGCCGGTGATGATCACCGGCGACCACAAGGTGGCGGCCGTCGCCATCGCGCAGAACCTGGGCATCCTCAACGACGGTATGCGCGCCATCACCGGCGCAGAGCTTGACCAAATCAGCGACGAGGCGCTCACAGAGCAAGTCCCCGAGATCGGCGTTTACGCCCGCGTAGCGCCTGAGCATAAGAGCCGCATCGTGCGCGCCTGGCAGCAGCGCGGCGATATCGTGGCCATGACGGGCGACGGCGTCAACGACGCCCCCGCCTTAAAGGAGGCGGATATCGGCGTGGGCATGGGCATCACGGGTACGGACGTCTCCAAAGGCGCCTCGGACATGGTGCTCACAGACGACAATTTTGCCACGATCGTAAAATCCGTCAAGGAGGGCCGGCGCATCTTTGACAACATCCACAAGGCGGTGCGCTTTCTGCTCTCCTCCAACGCGGGCGAGGTCATCGCGCTGTTTGTAGCCACGCTGCTGGGCTGGCCGTTGCTGGCCCCGGTGCACATTTTATGGGTCAATCTGGTCACCGATACCTTTCCGGCCCTCGCGCTGGGTGTGGAGCCCGCGGAGCCCGGCCTGATGGATCGCCCCCCGCGCGAGGCCTCGCGCCCCTTCTTTACCGGCTACACCTGGACGCAGGTAGGCATATTGGGCGCGCTGGAGGGCGGATTGACGCTGGTGGCCTACGCCATCGGCCAGGCAATGGGCGGCGCGGTGTGCGGCACCACGATGGCGTTCGTCACGCTGGGCCTGACCCAGCTTGTTGCAGCGCTGGGCTTTTTCTCGGAGCACGATTCGATCGTGACCCTCAAGCCCCGCCGCCACAAGATGCTGCTGCTGGCGCTGGCAGGCTCGGCGCTGCTGCAGCTGGTGGTGGTGCTCCTGCCCCCGCTTCGCAGCATCTTCTCGCTGACGATGCTCTCCGGCGTGCAGTGGCTGATCGTCCTGGGGCTGATGGCCGCCATGCTGGTGTTCATCGAGCTGCAAAAACGTGTCACCCGCCTGCTGCATCAAGCGGAGTAA